One window of the Passer domesticus isolate bPasDom1 chromosome W, bPasDom1.hap1, whole genome shotgun sequence genome contains the following:
- the LOC135289096 gene encoding protein NYNRIN-like has protein sequence MGIGNFLLVPESDYNLLGRDMIVELGIQIKVVEQEIQIKLCPLRLEDERKINPEVWYNPDSAGRLEITPFKVTIRNPEIPVRIKQYPMSLEGSKGLKPEIDRLIKQGLLEPCMSPYNTPILPVKKSNGSYRLVHDLREINKRTIARFPVVANPYTLLSKLSPDNHWYSVIDLKDAFWACPLDEASRDYFAFEWEDPETGRKQQLRWTVLPQGFTESPNLFGQALEQILEDYQTEPGITLIQYVDDLLLAGKDEEGVRRESIKLLNFLGLKGLKVSKAKLQFVEEEVKYLGHYLRRGEKRIDPERVQAILSLPTPRNKRQIRQILGLTGYCRQWIENYSSKARFLYQKLTQDGWMKWTQEDTENLKELKESLVHAPVLSLPDLKRPFYLFVNIEGGIAFGVLTQEWADKRKPVAYLSKLLDPVSRGWPTCLQMLAGCALLVEEARKITFNSSLKVFSPHNIRSVMQQKADKWISDARLLKYEGILLEAPNFTLETTAIQNPATFLFGNVEEAPLIHDCLITIEEQTKIRPDLEEEELDEGEKLFIDGSSRVVDGKRQSGYAIIGGTDLQVVESGALDKSWSAQACELYAILRALKLLKGKEGTIYTDSRYGFGVVHTFGKLWEERGLVNSQGKGLVHQQLITEVLQALRGPKRIAVVHLKGHQVGTDLKTRGNNAADQEAKRAAAREMLLREKPREQDSQEDPALVFTPEEEDKLKKMGLSKLNGEWVTRDKRKILPKAVAQRVLYKLHQGTHWGAQGLADHFATQYMTIGLHDIAKYITKSCPTCLRVNRSNLRKLPPGGRPLAKRPFSHIQIDFTELPKVGRTRYLLVMVDHLTHYVEAFPTTRETAHTVVRILLEEIVPRYGVPETIDSDKGPHFTSKVTQDLADSLGIRWEQHTPYHPQSSGRVERMNGEIKKQLTKLVLETKLSWVKCIPLALLNIRTQPRADTGLSPFEMLYGMPYHLEKVQINPNISNKSLNSYLVTLEKYRKKLWEKGMWVQRPPLNLVLHQVQPGDWVLIKSWKENPLTPRWEGPYLTLLTTDTAVRTAEKGWTHASRVKGPVNPSDFPEHSQNCQWRIKGPPDGLRLTFTKAPEMGRHPDD, from the coding sequence ATGGGTATTGGGAATTTTCTATTAGTACCAGAATCAGATTATAACCTATTAGGTAGAGATATGATTGTGGAATTAGGTATTCAAATCAAGGTGGTAGAACAGGAGATTCAGATTAAGTTGTGTCCCCTAAGATTAGAagatgagagaaaaatcaacCCTGAAGTATGGTATAATCCGGATAGTGCTGGCAGATTAGAAATTACCCCCTTCAAGGTAACCATTAGAAATCCGGAGATTCCAGTAAGAATAAAACAATACCCGATGTCTTTGGAAGGGAGCAAAGGGTTGAAACCGGAAATTGATAGACTAATCAAACAAGGATTATTAGAACCCTGTATGTCCCCTTATAATACCCCAATTTTACCAGTAAAGAAATCAAACGGGTCTTATCGTTTAGTACATGACCTGAGAGAAATAAACAAGAGGACGATAGCTAGGTTCCCCGTGGTGGCTAACCCTTACACATTATTGAGCAAACTAAGCCCGGATAACCACTGGTACAGTGTAATCGACCTGAAGGATGCCTTTTGGGCTTGCCCCCTAGATGAAGCAAGCAGGGATTATTTCGCCTTCGAATGGGAGGACccagagacagggagaaaacaacAGCTTAGATGGACGGTGTTACCCCAGGGCTTTACAGAATCCCCTAATTTATTTGGACAAGCTTTGGAACAAATTTTGGAGGATTACCAAACCGAACCGGGGATAACCCTGATACAATATGTAGACGATCTATTGTTAGCAGGGAAAGATGAGGAGGGAGTACGAAGAGAAAGTATAAAACTTTTGAATTTCCTGGGGCTTAAAGGACTAAAGGTTTCGAAGGCTAAGCTGCAGTTTGTAGAGGAAGAGGTAAAGTACTTAGGACACTATCTAAGACGAGGTGAGAAAAGAATAGATCCGGAAAGGGTGCAGGCTATTCTATCATTGCCAACCCCCAGGAACAAGAGACAAATCAGACAAATCTTAGGTTTAACAGGATACTGTAGACAGTGGATAGAGAATTACAGTAGTAAGGCCAGGTTTTTATACCAAAAATTGACTCAGGATGGGTGGATGAAATGGACTCAGGAGGATACAGAAAACCTGAAAGAATTAAAGGAGAGCTTGGTGCATGCTCCAGTTCTAAGTCTCCCTGACTTAAAAAgacccttttatttatttgttaataTAGAAGGGGGAATTGCCTTTGGAGTACTAACCCAAGAATGGGCAGACAAAAGGAAACCTGTAGCGTACTTATCGAAACTTTTGGACCCCGTGAGCAGGGGATGGCCTACGTGTTTACAAATGTTAGCCGGATGTGCCTTATTAGTTGAAGAAGCTAGGAAAATTACCTTTAACAGTAGTCTTAAGGTTTTCTCCCCCCATAATATCAGGAGCGTAATGCAGCAAAAAGCAGATAAATGGATATCAGATGCTAGGCTCCTGAAATATGAGGGGATTTTACTAGAAGCACCAAATTTTACCTTAGAAACGACTGCTATTCAAAATCCGGCAACCTTTTTGTTCGGGAATGTAGAAGAAGCACCTTTAATACATGATTGCTTAATAACTATTGAAGAACAAACCAAGATTAGGCCTGACCTGGAAGAAGAAGAGCTAGACGAGGGAGAAAAGTTGTTCATAGATGGGTCCTCCCGGGTGGTAGATGGGAAACGCCAATCAGGATACGCTATTATTGGGGGCACAGACTTACAAGTAGTGGAATCAGGGGCTTTAGATAAATCTTGGTCAGCACAAGCCTGTGAACTATACGCTATTCTGAGAGCTTTGAAGCTCTtaaaagggaaagagggaacGATATATACCGATTCTAGatatgggtttggggtggtacatacctttggaaaattatgggaagaaaggggattAGTAAACTCACAAGGGAAGGGATTAGTTCATCAACAATTGATAACTGAAGTACTGCAAGCCCTGAGGGGACCAAAAAGAATAGCAGTAGTACATTTGAAAGGCCACCAAGTAGGAACAGACCTCAAGACGAGGGGTAATAATGCAGCAGATCAAGAGGCTAAACGAGCAGCGGCTAGAGAAATGCTCTTGAGAGAAAAACCAAGGGAGCAGGATAGTCAGGAAGATCCAGCATTGGTCTTCACTCCCGAAGAGGAGGACAAATTGAAGAAAATGGGACTGTCTAAACTTAATGGGGAATGGGTAACTCGGGATAAGCGGAAAATATTGCCAAAAGCCGTAGCCCAAAGAGTCCTATATAAACTACACCAAGGTACACATTGGGGAGCACAAGGGTTAGCAGATCACTTCGCAACCCAATATATGACTATAGGGCTACATGATATCGCCAAATACATTACCAAGAGTTGCCCAACATGCTTACGGGTTAATCGAAGCAACCTGAGGAAGTTGCCCCCAGGGGGTCGGCCGTTGGCAAAAAGACCATTTTCACATATACAAATTGACTTTACTGAACTTCCAAAGGTAGGGCGGACACGATATCTCTTGGTAATGGTGGACCACCTTACCCATTATGTAGAAGCATTCCCAACTACCAGAGAAACCGCCCATACTGTAGTAAGAATCCTATTAGAGGAAATAGTGCCAAGATATGGAGTACCTGAAACCATAGATTCAGACAAAGGGCCGCATTTCACCTCAAAGGTAACCCAAGATCTAGCCGACTCCCTAGGAATAAGGTGGGAGCAACATACCCCTTATCATCCCCAGAGTTCGGGAAGGGTGGAAAGAATGAacggggaaataaaaaaacagcTAACCAAATTAGTATTAGAAACTAAATTGTCCTGGGTAAAGTGTATACCCCTGGCATTACTAAACATTAGGACACAACCCCGGGCGGACACAGGGCTATCCCCCTTTGAGATGCTATATGGAATGCCCTACCACTTGGAAAAAGTACAGATAAACCCCAATATCAGTAATAAGAGTCTGAACAGTTATTTGGTTACcttggaaaaatacagaaagaaactgtgggaaaagggaatgtgGGTTCAACGACCTCCTTTGAATCTTGTATTACACCAGGTTCAGCCAGGAGACTGGGTGTTAATCAAGAGTTGGAAGGAAAATCCTTTAACCCCAAGGTGGGAAGGCCCATATCTTACCCTGCTcaccacagacactgctgtgagAACTGCCGAAAAAGGGTGGACTCACGCCAGTCGAGTAAAAGGACCAGTGAACCCTTCCGACTTTCCTGAGCATTCACAGAACTGTCAGTGGAGAATAAAAGGACCCCCAGACGGCCTAAGACTGACATTCACCAAAGCACCAGAAATGGGCCGTCATCCCGATGACTGA